The region TCCCAGCAGTGGAGGACCAGTTTGTATGTCTGTTGTCAGAGTTGTGGCTACACCTTGAAAGCATAATGAATCCATTAACTAAAGTAATTTTAAGCACTGAAAAACTGATCAAGGacaaagaaaattcaaaacataaaaatagacTAGAACTAGAAAGTGATACTTTATTAAATATTGCAGTGCATTTCCACTTAAACCACTTGGATGCATTTTTGGGTTTTGATGAATGGGCAAATCTCAGATGAGAACTGACGCAGGTGttgctgtccccatcccctgaGCCTGAaaggttttcctttcccttttccatttctttttccttttcctttttcctttttccttttccttttccttttccttttttccttttccttttcctgtgcaaTTTAGGGACTTGATTGGAACCTTTCTTACTTCACTGGTGGTTTATGTGCTGACTTAGACTGCCTTTGGAGCTAGCATTTCACCTGGGactttttccttcagctgtatTTTACACAAAAGTGCGTTTAAGTGGGGTGCTGAGGCGGAATGTCCTTCGTGTCGTGTCCTGTGAAGATCTAGAGTAGTGGCATGAATTGCACATTGCAGATAAGGTGTGTGCAGGAGCCTTTGGGttgaatatttttcaaaacttgTCATACATTTTTGGAAAGGGACCATTAAAAGTTCTGCCAgatgcatatatgtgtgtgtgagatACCCTTGCTTGGCTAGGATATCCTTGCTTGGCTAGGACATGCTCAGACCTGTTTAGCAGTTGAGTGGTACTTCGCTCCAGGACCAGTCCCATGGAAATGGATGGGGTTTGAAATACCCagctgaggaaaaaagggagtTCAAGAGCTGTCTGGTGAGGAGTTGCAGAGCCTGTGACTCCAGCTGAGCAGTGGACACCAGCTGGACAACCAGCATGTTGCGGGCAGCAAAAATCACCAGACCTGAAGGTTTTTTGTGGCTAGGGCAAAATTAGACCATTAGAGTACTTTCATTTTGAGAGAGGTTAGAAAGCAAACATTATCTACCTGGCAGGCTGTAGTAGTAGTTTTATGGCCATATTAGTCTTATAAGTAAATACTCTACGTGTTGGGCTCACCTGTAGCATACAGCTCTCTGCTTCATTAAATGTGTGTTTAGGAGGAGTGTGAGCTGTTTGGGTAGCACACACTATTTAATGGTTTGACCCTAATGCACCAGCTTCTTCTTAAATTACTGGCTGATCTGTAAATAGGTATTTTGATCGGGCTTCTGCTGGCTGAACTTGTGTAATATTTACCCAGTGGAGTACAGTCTAATGGCATTTATCATTTGAATCCCAAGGTAAGATCTGTTTGTTCTCATACACAGTTTTCCCTAGAGCCGTTATCACATTCTCTGAACATTTTCACAGGTTGCCTGTTTATGAGTGCCTTTGGTCCATCAATCCTCCTGTCAGACATTAAGAAAGTGGGGAGTTAATTCAGCTTTCCTTTGGGGTGTAATCAGAACCTTTAACTAATGGCATTTCTCATCAGAGAAAGGGGACTGGTTTTTGCACTAAGCTTATCAGACTTTTTATTATATGAAATTTTGGTTACAAAATAGGTAGAAGATGTGCAGTGAGTAACCTGTTTCCAAACTCTAACATGTCAATTGCTCTTCATcgtttctgtattttaaaacatacccAATACTTGGCATTTTGGTTTGTGCTTATCTAAGCTGTATTGGGTAAGTGCCTGAAATATTTCCCTCCTGCCTTGCGGGGGGAATGCTAccacagcagcattttcttgGATTTGGACACTTAAGTAAGGTTTTTCTTATTACATATTTAAGATCACTTTTAGTTACATGTAATTCTAGATAACAACCACAGAACCCATATTTAAACTTCTATTTTAGCTACTTCTACTTGGACTTCTCTAACAAAATTATCATGCAGTACTGCAATACAAAGGCACTCAACCATGAGGTATTATcataagaaaacagaaggaataGTTACCTAAAAGTCTTTAAATTAATGGATAATATCCTATCTTAGCTTCTGCATAAGACAGGATTCCTGACTGCTTGGTGCACTTGGTCCTTGCACCTGCCTGAGTGCACTCAGGCTCCAGTCTGGGAAAGCAGAGTGGCACATGCCATGGTCCAACAGTGCTCAGAAGCTGGGACTGCAAGTCTCTGACAGTCCTGGATTTGGCCCTGAGCTCTGTATGTGGTCATGGCTTTAAACATCCTGAGCTCAACTCTGAAACATGCCAGGAGCCTGTATGTTCAGATCCACAGGAGCTGTAAGTATTGCATATCAGCCTTAAATCTGATTATTCAGCCTTAATGAGCCATGATAACTTGTGGGGTGTCAGAGGCAGCTCCTGAGCACCTGATCTGTCCTATTTCTGGAATATATTTTTACTAATTTCATTTGCCTAATGCTGTATTGAATTCCAGGCCTGTGACCGGGACCATCAGTGCGGAGGAGGGATGTGCTGTGCGGTTAGCCTCTGGATCCGCAGCCTGCGAATGTGCACGCCGATGGGAAATTTGGGAGATGAATGCCACCCTTTGAGTCACCGAGTGAGTATATCACCAGGGGGCTGTGGTAGGGCAGAAAGGAACAGGAATATAGTGCACTGTACCTCACATTGTATTAAAATAGGGAAACATCCCATGGCTTACAATACCCAGCCATTTGCATCTGTATGGAAATAGCGCTGAAGGTACCCACGTAAGGAAATACATTGCTGTCAGAATTATGCTGAAGAGAATCCGAGGATGAAAGTACTACACAGCTCCAGTCTGTTTACTGATTagtttgttgttgctgttttgcttCATTACATGATCCAAGAGAGCTTTAGCAGTTCCCAAGCCCAATGCTATGGGTGAGAGCAAGAATATAAGCAAATGCCACCAACCCCTAACAAGATCctgcaacaaacaaaaacattaccAGCCAGTGTTTGGACGCCCAGTACATCATTGCAGCATGGTCCCTGCCATCAAACAGCTATGTCCCCTTGTGCTCCAGAGGCTGAAAAGTTCAAAGCTCTGCTCAATTACAGTTAAATTCTTAAATCTTCTGCTGTGATACTGGGGACCAAATTCTCATTTTTACTATGTAAAGTACCAGGTTCTTTCTTGTGAGGGCTCTTTATATTAGCAGAAGTCTCAGGATAAGAGAAATTGCTACTGGGCAAATTATACTGTCTGATATATCTTAAGCTAATTGCCTGCATAATTACAGTCAGAGAAGATCTGTCCACCCCGGACTTAAAGTCATAGTCACTGATGTTTATAAGCTTTATGAGGTTAATTTTAGATTACTCACCTCATTGCCCTTCATGAAAAACATGAAGCAAGTTGGTTTACAGAAGTATGTGGAATTAGTTATTTTTAAGGATGGAGAGTTTACTCAGCAGTTTCTCTCCCCTAAATAACTGGGTAGCGGGCAGCTGGGAGACTAGCTGCCCTGAGCACCAAAACCTTTCACTTGCCTGCAGCTCAGGTACAAAGGAGGCACCACCATGACCACGCCACCACCTCGGGGACCTCTGGAGGAGCACGGAGATGCCCTGGAGGAGACGGTTGGCAGTTGGGTTTCTACCTTCTAGTTTCCTTCTCAGCAACTAGATGGCGTTGGCTTGATGCCGTTAACAATCTCAGCTGGCATTGCAGAGGCAGGGTTCGCAGGCAGGATGACAGGGTttgcaggcagggacaggcaggtgAGGTTTGGCAGGTCAGCACACAGAGTTGGCAGCACGAAGGTAGCTTTGTTGCCACTATGCACCTTGCACATAACCACTGCATCTCTCCCAGGAGGTCCCATGTTTCCTTTTCACCCACAAACTCCCAATGCCCCTTACTAATTAAACCAGTGCTGGGCACACAGCACGGTCAAGATGCACTGGCTCACCCAGCATCACCAGCAACAGTTCCGGGCACATGGGCTCTGCCTGAGCAGGCAGAAGCTGCACGCCCTGGCAAAGCTTTGTCCTGCAGAGCTGTTACCTGCTTCCTGTCCCCAGCCGGGTGTGTTGCTAAAGTCACATCTTCAGCGTGGGAGTCCTGCTGAAAGGAACGTTTCCTTGCAGCAACTGTAATGTTTGGAATAAATCAGTCGAGCTGTCAGAGGGCTGAGCAGCACTTCTGAGTCAGCCCTACCAGCCCCAGGAGCTCAggtttttctgcagtgctgtgcgtGGGCACCCGAGAGGTGTGATTCCCAACAGGGAGTCCCCATCACCCACAGCTGGTGGTCTCTCTGCTCACTCTGGGGCAGAGGGGACCATGGTGGATGGCATGGGGAAGCCCACGGCAGCCCTCGCTCTGGGGCTACTTTTCAGATGGTGCTAGGCAGGGGGCTGTGGCTGGcctagggcactgcaggcaaTGTGAGACCCCCATTCACCCCCTGCACCCAGTGGGGTGTCACTGGAATCGGGCAGGTCCTTGGCATGATGAACAGGGGAACGTGTGGGACTTCTTTCCTTCAACTTTCTTACAGAGAAAACTGGCACACTGACACAAAACAATCTTGGAATATTACAATTACAGGCCTAAACCACCCAGAAATCTGGAAATGAGGGAATTAGGGCTGCCTGCCCAGCAGTGGCTTTGTACCTCTGTGTTTCCCTTGCTGCATCCAGCCGGATGCTCAGTGCACGCTGCTGGCCGGCAGCACTGCGGCTCCTGGCCGTGCTGTCCCACCAGGC is a window of Lathamus discolor isolate bLatDis1 chromosome 7, bLatDis1.hap1, whole genome shotgun sequence DNA encoding:
- the PROK2 gene encoding prokineticin-2 isoform X2, with product MRSLRGAPPAPVLLLLAVLLAAGHGAVITGACDRDHQCGGGMCCAVSLWIRSLRMCTPMGNLGDECHPLSHRLRYKGGTTMTTPPPRGPLEEHGDALEETVGSWVSTF